From a single Chlorogloeopsis sp. ULAP01 genomic region:
- a CDS encoding carbohydrate ABC transporter permease gives MSKPSSNLKYPLIWSLGVLLLGATVVLLPLCVVFLTSFAPSGATPTLFSKNSWSFANYREAWQRGKFLLAFANSTLVALAVTGFQIITSALAGYALARLKFRGRQALLLIVLATLVIPFQLLVIPIFLVLKWGHLINTYWALIFPTAANGFGIFLLRQYFLTIPVELEEAAAIDGANRLQSLWRIMLPLARPALVTLFLFTFIGEWNDLFKPLVFTTRPELRTVQLALAEFQEQFTNNWPLLMAAVTIATIPVLLLFLLGQRQLIRGIATTGMKN, from the coding sequence ATGTCAAAACCAAGCTCAAATCTCAAATATCCTCTCATTTGGAGTCTGGGAGTATTATTGTTAGGGGCCACTGTTGTCCTGCTGCCCCTATGTGTGGTTTTCCTGACATCTTTTGCACCATCTGGGGCAACTCCTACACTTTTCTCCAAAAATAGTTGGTCTTTTGCTAATTACCGCGAGGCATGGCAACGAGGTAAATTTTTGCTGGCGTTTGCTAATTCTACCTTGGTAGCCCTAGCTGTCACAGGCTTTCAGATTATAACTTCGGCATTGGCAGGCTATGCTTTAGCCAGGCTAAAATTTCGCGGACGGCAAGCACTATTACTCATTGTACTGGCAACATTGGTAATTCCCTTTCAATTGTTAGTAATTCCAATATTTTTAGTTTTAAAGTGGGGACACTTAATCAATACTTACTGGGCATTAATTTTTCCAACTGCGGCTAATGGTTTCGGTATTTTCCTGCTGCGGCAGTATTTCTTAACTATCCCAGTAGAATTAGAGGAAGCCGCAGCAATTGATGGGGCAAACCGACTGCAAAGTTTGTGGCGAATCATGTTACCTTTAGCACGCCCAGCCTTGGTAACGTTGTTTTTATTCACCTTTATTGGTGAATGGAATGACTTATTTAAACCATTAGTATTTACCACGCGACCAGAATTAAGGACAGTGCAGCTAGCCCTAGCAGAATTTCAGGAGCAATTTACCAATAATTGGCCCTTACTGATGGCGGCAGTAACTATAGCCACCATACCAGTATTGTTGTTATTTCTTCTCGGTCAGCGTCAGTTGATTCGGGGTATTGCTACAACGGGAATGAAAAATTGA
- a CDS encoding DUF4188 domain-containing protein encodes MRPYADLDKWARHLSHSCWWQWLTENAGRGLGFYHEIYQVKTAEALYKPGIKPVDPGVFCSLHSVKNGEGKSKERQQCFVRAAKEAERIAQQK; translated from the coding sequence TTGCGACCATATGCAGATCTAGATAAATGGGCGCGTCATTTGTCTCATAGTTGTTGGTGGCAATGGTTGACGGAGAATGCAGGTAGGGGGTTAGGCTTCTACCATGAAATTTACCAGGTAAAGACAGCAGAAGCCCTTTATAAGCCAGGAATTAAACCCGTCGACCCAGGTGTTTTTTGTTCTTTGCATTCCGTGAAGAATGGAGAGGGAAAATCAAAAGAGCGTCAGCAGTGCTTTGTTAGGGCAGCAAAGGAAGCAGAACGAATTGCCCAACAGAAGTAA
- a CDS encoding P-loop NTPase fold protein translates to MAQTEINSQSANNPLITPEQDKLGYASFAQYLADSICKMKFSGGFAIAVYGGWNSGKSTLLNFVINYLQQKPENEQPIIVHFNPWLFSGNENITRQFFDQLQDVLSQVTSVPKGLKERIADIANVISEIPLPYTKATKAVAKLFDEEEKEASEIKEEVEQIVAQQPRRIVIAIDDIDRLGADDIRTLFRIVKAIPHFTNVVYLLFFNKAVVAKALAETGDSLEKIIQYAFEIPTPDQTSLRRLLFEKLNFIMADTPEELFESNRWGNIYLRGIDHFINNISDIVSFTNALTVMYPIVKGEVNAVDFIAIESLHLFCPSIYEKIYNNFPVS, encoded by the coding sequence ATGGCACAGACTGAAATAAATTCACAATCAGCCAACAATCCCCTGATTACTCCTGAACAAGACAAGCTAGGATATGCATCCTTTGCCCAGTATCTTGCAGATAGTATCTGTAAAATGAAATTTTCAGGAGGATTTGCGATCGCCGTGTATGGTGGTTGGAATTCTGGCAAATCTACGTTACTAAATTTTGTCATTAACTATCTCCAACAAAAGCCAGAAAACGAGCAACCAATCATAGTCCACTTTAATCCTTGGTTATTTTCTGGAAATGAAAACATTACAAGGCAATTTTTTGACCAATTACAAGATGTTTTAAGTCAAGTAACAAGTGTACCGAAAGGCTTGAAAGAGAGAATAGCAGATATTGCGAATGTGATTTCGGAAATTCCGCTTCCTTATACTAAAGCTACTAAGGCAGTAGCAAAGTTATTTGATGAGGAAGAGAAAGAAGCATCTGAAATCAAAGAAGAAGTTGAACAGATAGTTGCACAGCAACCACGACGAATAGTCATCGCCATTGACGATATTGATAGACTTGGTGCGGATGATATCAGAACACTCTTTCGCATTGTCAAAGCAATTCCCCATTTTACTAATGTTGTCTATCTTTTATTTTTTAATAAAGCAGTAGTTGCTAAAGCACTTGCAGAAACTGGAGACTCTCTAGAAAAAATTATCCAATATGCGTTTGAAATTCCTACTCCAGATCAAACATCGCTACGTAGATTACTGTTTGAAAAGCTGAATTTCATCATGGCTGATACACCAGAGGAGCTATTTGAATCAAATCGCTGGGGTAATATTTACTTACGAGGTATAGACCACTTTATTAATAATATTAGTGATATTGTTAGCTTTACTAATGCTCTGACAGTAATGTATCCTATCGTAAAAGGAGAAGTTAATGCAGTTGATTTTATTGCTATAGAATCACTACATTTGTTTTGCCCCAGCATTTATGAAAAAATATACAATAACTTTCCTGTTTCATAG
- the menB gene encoding 1,4-dihydroxy-2-naphthoyl-CoA synthase: MQIDWQTAKTYEDILYHKADGIAKITINRPHKRNAFRPKTVFELYDAFCDSREDTSIGVVLFTGYGPHTDGKYAFCAGGDQSVRGNAGYLDDDGIPRLNVLDLQRLIRTMPKVVIALVAGYAIGGGHVLHLICDLTIAADNAIFGQTGPKVGSFDGGFGASYLARIVGQKKAREIWFLCRQYDAKQALEMGLVNCVVPVEQLEAEGIQWGKEILEKSPIAIRCLKAAFNADCDGQAGLQELAGNATLLYYMTEEGVEGKQAFLEKRPPNFRQYPWLP; the protein is encoded by the coding sequence ATGCAAATTGACTGGCAAACTGCCAAAACCTACGAAGACATTCTCTATCACAAAGCCGATGGCATTGCTAAAATCACCATTAACCGTCCACACAAACGCAATGCCTTTCGTCCTAAAACAGTTTTTGAACTTTACGATGCCTTCTGTGATTCCCGCGAAGATACTAGCATAGGTGTAGTTTTATTTACAGGTTATGGGCCGCATACAGACGGTAAATATGCGTTTTGTGCGGGAGGTGACCAAAGTGTACGGGGTAATGCAGGTTATTTAGATGATGACGGCATTCCCCGTTTGAATGTGCTAGATTTACAACGCCTGATCCGAACAATGCCGAAAGTAGTGATTGCCTTGGTAGCTGGTTATGCGATCGGTGGTGGGCATGTTCTTCACTTAATTTGCGATCTCACCATTGCTGCTGACAATGCCATTTTCGGACAGACTGGCCCTAAAGTAGGCAGTTTTGATGGTGGTTTTGGAGCTAGTTATCTCGCTCGTATAGTTGGACAAAAAAAGGCACGAGAAATTTGGTTTCTCTGTCGCCAGTACGACGCTAAACAAGCACTAGAAATGGGCTTAGTTAACTGCGTTGTGCCAGTAGAACAATTAGAGGCAGAAGGTATCCAGTGGGGAAAAGAGATTTTAGAAAAAAGTCCAATTGCGATTCGTTGTCTAAAAGCAGCATTTAATGCTGACTGTGACGGGCAAGCTGGTTTACAAGAGCTTGCTGGTAATGCCACTTTACTTTATTACATGACAGAAGAAGGAGTCGAGGGTAAACAAGCATTTTTGGAAAAACGTCCACCTAATTTTCGTCAGTATCCTTGGTTACCCTAA